The Erythrolamprus reginae isolate rEryReg1 chromosome 6, rEryReg1.hap1, whole genome shotgun sequence DNA segment GCTTATTCCATCATGATGGATTGATTAGATTTTAACACATACAGCATCCATGTCCGTCTATTGCATAATCTCGGCATGCTGATCTCTGTAGCTTTTCCATAAAgatctctttttctctattccCTTCAGAAAATCGAGCCTGAAATAGCAGAATTTCTTCAAGATCTGCGTAAAAGAGTGAAGATTGGGGTGGTTGGAGGCTCAGACTACTCCAAAATAGCAGAACAGCTTGGAGAAGGAGACGAAGGTAAGTAAGATGTCTTTCTTTTGCCTCACTTAATTTTTATATTAcagattttttattattgtttggaCATTGTTGAATGCCCGCATATTAGTGTCAAATCATGTTAGCGAACCATAATTCAAACAAAATAGAAAGTTGTGTCGAATTCTCCCATAGCAAGGCTGCTCTAAGTATCCTGGACAAGTTATTACTTTTAATGTAAAGACTATTTAAGAGTTTCAGCCAAGAGACTGGCCATTCCATCCTGTGCAATTGCTTTAAAGTCATAGAACAAAGCAGGAAAATCGAGTTTTAAGGCTATCAGGCACAGGAGCAGCCTTGCAAGAGGTATTTCTATACTCTTTCCTTGAAATTATGTGGCAAACTCTAAGTTTAAATGTACAGTTCTACATACATAACCAGGAAACTcaggtgaaaaaaaaaatcaaagatagaAACACTCCAGAATGCAGGGAATGTAGAACACAACAGAAATTTGCAATGTAAATTTTTACAGACTACAGTAACTTTCAGAACAGAGAAAGAAATCATGAGTTTTATTTTTGTAACAAGCCATCAACCTGCAACAATCTGAGGTTGAAAAATGTTAACATTCCATGCTTACATAAATTTGCATGAAAATGGCAtagagtgatccctcgattttcgcgggttcaaatcaaacttcgcgaaacggctataccacagtttttcaaaaaatattaattaaaaaatactccacggtttttttctataccatggatgacgtcatacgtcatcaccaagagtcacttctctctctgtttctcgttctttcctgtcattctctgcttcaatcattttctcatttctcttttttctccccttttttctatcatttctctctctctctaccttcccccctccccccctcttgctctctctctctctctctttctcactctctctctctctctctttgtgagaatgcctgccccgcttCTCCTGCAGCTCCCTCGCTGAaagctgggatgaaagcgctctcagctaaggaactgtgagaggggcggggcaggcattctcaaagcgcttaGAGTGGCTAGCGgctgaatgaggaggatgagaagctgtagccgccagcgctgctgcaggaggacccatgtcccaagaaagccggtgagaggggcagaTCAGGCGGGTGGGGGGtagtggcgagggggccggaggcgctgggggggcgagggcggccgacattcaaaacaatctttgctggcctccgcactttcttcgctccccgcccccaacttcaagcccggctccttgcgcggccttggaaaaggatgcgtgggggtagtttttggctgtccatagccaaaaatagtgttttaacttctgcatctctacttcgcagaaattcaacttttgcgggcagtctgggaacgcaatccccgcgaaaatcgagggatcactgtattgctttcCAGGCCACGTTTCCAGATATACCATTAAGTTAGTGGAATTTCACTGTGTGCTTTCAGTTTAAGCTAGATCCagtacagtttttttaaaaaggaagagttATTACATATCTCGTGTTCCTGTGTGTTTGTTATCATGTTTTGTCagtaacaaaaacagtacaatatCAGATTTTGAATCCTGCCTTCCAAGGAAAGGTGGCAGCTCAGGTTTAGCATTCCTAAAATTATTAATGAGCATCACTGTCTACACAGCTTTTTTAGAGAAGCGGCACAAACAGAATTCAACTAATTCATCCGTCTTGGCCTCGAGCCATTTGAATGATGAAAAGAGTTGCATTAATACCGTATTTGACTGATTTCTCTTctgttgatttcccccccccccctcaatttcTCTACTCTTCCAACAACCATTTTCAACAGTCATAAAAAGATTTGATTACGTCTTTGCAGAAAATGGCACTGTGCAATACAAGAATGGGCAACTAGTCTCAAAGCAGGTAGGGCTAGCCACTTTgtgtttctccattgactttttcTGCCCTTTTCACATCTATTTTCACATGAAATCACTCATAGGGAGAAGGTTATATTCAAAACCCTTTCAACTCATCCGGCTTCACATAGGAATTGAAATAAAGAATAAccttattttaggatggataatTTGGGTTGCCTAACTATTGTTTGCACCAACCCTCACTGGTGCTTATAGTAAATTACTTTGCCAGGAACTGAAACTCAACTAACTCTGGAGGACCACTGGTTGCATAACCTTTTAATAAACCTCCAAAGGGAAAGCAAAACCTCAATGAGTGATGCCTGAAAAACATTCTTTCATAATGTAATATACCAGATATATGGTTGAATGTtataaattattttccttttgacACAAAATACAAGATAATAAGAGACATTATATTTAATAACATTTTCTGATCCAACATCCACTAAATGTcttttgtttttccatttttaatttttttttaatttaaacatttcATCTTTCATCAAACTGTCATCGGTACAAATATCTCTGTGCAATCAGAATTTACAATATTCATTACATTGATATTAATTCTTTaatcttacaataataataataataataataataataataataataagcataataaACCTATTCATTTTTTCCTCTTAACATATCCTCTAATAAgaatataatagtaatattaaacaCAATAACAGTCATATTTTTAAGAATCATAAATGTGTTGTAACTAAGAAATGGCTTTGATTGCTGAAAATTACAGCCCTAATTGGATTTTCAGGACAGCAAGTCAAAGGAGGCTGTTTTAagattattattttcctttcagTCCTCTTCATCCAGATATGACAATCTAGAAATGTTGTATATTTTAGTACTACTGCGAAAGGTAAAATTCTTGCATCttacatcataaaataaaatttgttaagCAACGTTTTAAGACTTCACCTACCTTGATTTCTACTCCTTTTGACAAAGGCCTCCTTTGTTTCTAATTAACATACTGTGTAATGAAACTGTCCATATCAAGGATCATTTTTATCAATTGCATCCTTTATTCAATAGGCAATCCAGAACCATCTTGGAGAGGAACTTTTGCAAGAGCTGATCAACTTCTGTCTTAATTACATGGCACTTCTAAAGTTGCCCAAGAAGCGGTAATTTACTTTCCTTATATCAATATATGAGGATTGTGTTTTACCATATAATGTTTGGAATTTGGATCACAGGTAAAGAAAAAAATACCCAGCTTTCTTTTTCCAGGCAAGGAATAGCTTTGTCCAAGAATAAAGTTTCCCCCCATTTTCTTATTACTTAACCATTTTGTTAGGATTTGTAATTAATTAGATGATATATTGAGAAGAAAGTCCTTAATGTTCCATCCTAATTTGAAAATGATCGGAATATTTTCTCAAAATTAAGCCATTTCAGTTAATTGTTTGGGGTGTATGTTTCATATTCAGCCTTCTATAGGAGGCAGCTGAGAGGCATGAAGGCATGATCTTAAAGACAGGTGTTGAGATATTTCAGCTTGCATTGATAGGCAATTGCTTTTTAAACATGGAATAGGAACAGAAAAACCTTCAATCTGCTcagatcctttaaaaaaaagctgaagAACTGTTTTTAGGTGATTTTGAACTGTGTTTGAGATTGGGGATTGGGATTAAGAGTAAATTTGAAGTGGCGGGAGGATGACAGAATGAGAATAGAAATAGGAGTAGTTGGCCTTCCAGAAATTTCATGCTCCTATTCCTATGCTTAATTTGTCTTTTACAAATTCTGTATCactgaaatgaaattattttaacaCTGAATTATAGCAACCCAAATTGAAATACTAGGGATCTTCAAATAGGGTGCTTGTAGAGGCTACATGCCCTCTTTGAGCTAGAAGTTGCATACCTTAGTTTCAACTCCAAGGATTTTGAGCCTCTgtaacagtacagtggtaccttcctACCTTATATTATTCTTTTTTCTCCAAATATAAAAAGGGGAACATTCATAGAATTTCGCAATGGAATGTTGAACGTTTCTCCCATTGGTCGAAGCTGCAGCTTGGAAGAACGATTAGAATTTTCTGAACTAGATAAGGTAAATATGAGCATTTGACAGCTCAATACATTATCAGTGGGGGTGTTTTTATTAtgatatatcagtgtttcccaaccttggcaacttgaagacatctggacttcaactcgggaattctgggagttgaagtccaaatatcttcaagttgccaaggttgggaaacactgtgatatATAATTGCTTTAGGATTCCTGTGATATTTTAGGCAAGTGTCTTTTATTTAGGTTTTATGAACAGGATGTAATATATGCCGAAGATGAAATTATAcaagaagattaacctaaaagtTTGCTAGAagatctctttgaactgttttctgtagagaaaaaagtggaatctGATAAAAATAACCGAAGTGTCTTTTTTCACACTTCCAACTGTCTCCACTATAGAAAGAAAAGATACGAGAGAAGTTTGTAGCAGCTCTGCAGAGGGAGTTTGCAGGCAAGGGTCTGCGATTTTCCCGAGGTGTGTATTAAAAATTTCTCACAGTCATTTTGGATGCTTttttagtatattttattttgagtGGGATttggcaaataaaaataaaattttatttaaaagcagGCATGTGGTTAATATAAAGTGATGTGTAACTGCAAGGAAGTTAAGTACAATTTTAGTTTGTAGCAACTGAAGTTTCCAAATCACAAGAAATAATCCCTATCCATTTTGCTCAGACTCCATTTCTGTATTGCTTCGGGACCACATTGTAAAAACACTTTGGAGAAGGGCAATGGAGATGTTGAAAGCTAGTGGAGATTGATAAATGGAGATGACAGACATTGAGCCTTATGAAGGGGGATTGAAGTAGCAGGACATATAGGCTTGAGCAGGGAAGACTGATATGAAATATGACAGCATTCTTCAAAAAGCTGAAAAAATATCACAAAGAATGCCAAGACAttcttggaatgaatgaatactcAGGTAGATTTCACATATAAGTGGAGCTTTGCACAGCTTAAATTTCTGtatatcattttttcagttggCCAAATTTCTTCCTGTTAGCAGGATACACTATTCCTTACAGTGATGGTGGCAGCTCTTGGCATTTCTGCCATTAACATGCCAGATTTATTTAGGAAAATGTATTGAGCTACCAATGTGGCAGAGATTATATTCAAAGCACTCATGAAGAATGTCCCTATAGTATTAGGGTTAAACTGAATTACATGAGATATTTGCTAAGTCGATCCCTGTTACTTAACTTCAAGCCACCCAAAGTTACCAGGGAGTTAATAAATCATttattacaaattattattattattattattattattattattattattattattatttattcgatttgtatgcctcccctctccggagactcggagcggctcacaacacaaaacatgatacaaatgttagaataaaaaagcaatttaaacctctgagtataaaaagcaatcatacatctcagacaaaccttgtgtTAAACAGGAAACGGACCGGGAgagtcagtttccccatgcctgacggcagaggtgggttttgaggagtttgcgaaaggcaaggagggtggggagttgattccagagggtcggggccgccatagagaaggctcttcccctgggtcccgccagacattgttttgtcgacgggacccggagaaggccaactctgtgagacctaaatgATAAACATGGGGTTTATGATAAACATGAGTTTTTCTTGTACTCCAGTGACAGCAGAGCATGATGAAAGAATTCTTTCCCCCATTAGCTATATTGTTAAGCACATTTTCACATACAGTGTTCCtttgatttttgcgggggatgcgttccgagatgcgtgcctgcaaaagtcgaatttccacgaagtagagatgaggaagtaaatacaccatttttggctatgaacagtatcacaagccttcccttaagactttaaacccctaaattaccatttcccattccgttaacaaccatttactaaccattattactggtactcaccattgaataagacacttagtgatcctgatatttataaacataattatttattaacaataataattattatttttgttatttgtttgcaaaaattattagtttgatgatgacgtatgatgtcatcgtgcagggaaaaacgtggtataggaaaaaaaagtgaaggtttttttaattaatattttttgtaaaaccgtggtataggctattcgcgaagttcgaacctgtaaaaatcgagggaacactgtatttttctAAAATGTATTTGAACTCGGCACATCATGGGTACTCAAACCAACTGTTTCTTGTTTGTGTCTTCAGCTGAGGGCCCATCACTAATGCCAATCAATCTCATTGCTATGGAAACATCAACGCTAACATTATAATGTGTCTGGGAATCCAGCCGACAGAGCAGCGCAGGTCCATGtgtcatgttaaaaaaaatatttgcacaaAGACAGTGTCTTATGCCAGAGAAAGCAAAGGAAAGATTTTGCTCCTCTCGTTGTCACTAATTTTTCTCTCAATCTGACAGGTGGTATGATTAGTTTTGACGtttttccagagggctgggacaaaCGCTATTGCCTCAACATTCTTGAGGATGAGAAATTTGATATCATACATTTCTTTGGAAACGAGACAACCCCTGTAAGTATATACGATAGGAACCCATTTTAAGGACTGTTCTTATCAGAATGGACTCTTCTCAGAGCCCAGTTACCACTATGTCTCaaaaacatctttctttctttctttctttctttctttctttctttctttctttctttctttctttcttatttatttatttatttgattgattgattgattgattgatttttatgccacccttctctttagactcagggtggcttacaacatgttagcaatagcactttttaacagagccagcctattgcccccacaatccgggtcctcattttacccacctcggaaggatggaaggctgagtcaaccttgagtcggtgatgagatttgaaccgctgacctacagatctacagtcagctccagtggccttTGTGATCTTCATACTGTCATTTCAATGGTTGAAAATGTCAGTAAGCATTTGAGGGAGCCTCGGATATTGCCTGTTTACAAACTGAAGGGTCCTACAAATGCTTCTCTGATCAGAATTACCAGTGAGCAAAGGTCTTGTTTGTACGACAAAGCCAGCTTCTATCAAGATCTCGCAAGTGGTGCAGACCCACAGCCCAAGATATGTTCTGGCAGTCAAGTCAGTCTTTTCCATGGACTGTTTCATCCACATCTGAAACAGGGGGTACTCTGAGACTAACCTACTTTTTTTGGAGAAGGGATTAGAGTCGCTGTAAAAAGACTTCTTCAGTAGTCCCTTCCCCCCTCATTTTTGTTACCATgtttcccccgaaaataagacactatcttatattaatttttgctccaaaagttgtactacgtcttattttcggggggtgccttatatttctcaaataagacaaattcacaggca contains these protein-coding regions:
- the PMM1 gene encoding phosphomannomutase 1; amino-acid sequence: MADPPGSPTRVLCLFDVDGTLTPPRQKIEPEIAEFLQDLRKRVKIGVVGGSDYSKIAEQLGEGDEVIKRFDYVFAENGTVQYKNGQLVSKQAIQNHLGEELLQELINFCLNYMALLKLPKKRGTFIEFRNGMLNVSPIGRSCSLEERLEFSELDKKEKIREKFVAALQREFAGKGLRFSRGGMISFDVFPEGWDKRYCLNILEDEKFDIIHFFGNETTPGGNDYEIYDDPRTVGHSIHSPQDTVRRCREIFFPETVNKS